The sequence below is a genomic window from Felis catus isolate Fca126 chromosome A2, F.catus_Fca126_mat1.0, whole genome shotgun sequence.
TCTACACTTTCTGAGGGGGACGCAGACCCTGTCAGGCCCGGAGCTGATGACAGTCCCTGAAACATCACGGCCAGACGCAATGAGCAGGAAGGGGCTTGGAACCCTGGCTGGACGCTGGTCTGGCTCGGCAGCCAGCAGGGTGACAGCCATGGCTACCAGGCCTGGGGCTTTGTCTGTGGCACAGGGACAGCCTCAGGATGTTTGTCCACGGGATCCCCCCACCCATCGTAAGGAAAACACCACCGAAAATGGCTCTTCACGGGTGGCCTGCTCCACGGCGAGTCCTGTTTGCAGCGCACGAGAGCAGGGCCATTCCCTCTCCCGGCTCCCAGGTGTGATGTCACACCCTCCATGTGACCCTGAATTCTAGGTCCCTCCAGAGACCACAAAAGCTCCTCTCCACCTTCCTCTCTCTAGCATTTTCCTTACAGGCTGAGGCCTCCTGCCTGTACCCTCTTCCTCATCTGACCCCACCAGGCCATGACCCTGCTCCTTGCCCCACCTCGCCTGGTCTATTTGCTTGGCACATGTCCCCAGGCCAGTGTCAGGTGAGCGATCGACAGACTGTGGGCTTCCTGAGGGCGCTGCCTCATCCTGGGACATGGGGGTGCTCCGCTATCAGTCTGAGAGCAGCAGGGACGAGGCCTGGCCTTGGGGGACACTCTGCCCTCGGAAGGACACCCATAAGCCTGTGCTCCAGGAAGGAGGCCATGGGTGGTGGAAGGGAGGGGTCCAACCACAGGACTGAGAGGTGACAGGTGAGTGCCCAGGTGTGGGACTGGGAGCCCAGACGTTCCTCAAGTGCACAGGGCAGAGGTGATGGCTTCCAGCTGGGGTGGCCTCAGCCCTTGACCTGCTCTCTTGGAAGAGCATCTGTGTCTGCCCAGCACAAGGGTGTCCACACCAGACCGAGGACATTCCCACTTGCTGTGTGAGGCCTACAGGGAGGCCACATCAGGACTTAGGCAGCTCCAGATCCCCTGGGGATGGTTCTAGGGGGTAAGGGCAGACCTCATCTATCAGCTCCCCTCTGGGGAACACTCACTCCCAATTCActctcacactcacactcactaTACTTGAGTCACTGAGCCCCAAGGAATGCACAGAGCAAGATGAGGCTCGGCCACCTGGTGGCGCCAGAGCTCCCTGTTCAGCCCAGGTGCTCATTATGGGCTGTGGGGTTGCCATGGTGACGGGACACGCACCACCCAGCATCAGGTCCTGCCAAATGGCTCCAGGGGGCATGCACTCCCTGCACCAACACAGGGCTGGCTGGGAATAAATCAGTGGAGGGTCACCTGGCACAGTAGGGTACACTTGTGTGAAGAAAATGGTGGGCGAAGGCCCTGCCCGATGCCACACATCCTCTTTAGGGTGACCCTGTATGTGGGCCAGGCCCTTGTGACAGACAGCAGGATGCAGGGGAGGCACCAGGGGCCATGAGACGGATGGGGCCCCCCCAGTCCTGGCTGGTCCAACACACTGCCCAACATCCTGAGAAGGTTCCAGAGGGCACATCTGAGGTGCCCATGATTCCTGGCTCATTTTCTTTCCAGTCACCAAAACAGATCTTCACTCTGGcccagctgggccctggggagggggtagCCTGGCTATGTCAAGGCCAAGGCACTGACATGGCAAAGGGTCTGAGCCTAGAGAGCCTTCATGTTCCAATGGTCAGGGCCTTGTCTGCCTGTCCCCTCTTACCCCCTTGGGGTACAGATGTCCACTGGGAGggagggctccatcccaccagcCCCAGCCCTTGCCTCGGGCCCACCACCCAGCAGCTACTGCGAACTACCGAGTCCTGGGACTGGGAGTGAAGCACACAGGTTTTTACAAAGTGGGCCCCACAGGGCCGTGCCCCTGAGGCAGCTCTGTCCAACTGCAGCCATCAGGACGATGAACCACGTACCCAGTGGGCCCCTACTCATTGCTGGGACCTCTGAGGGAGGGTCGTGGAGGCCGAGACGTGGCTGACAAGATGACCCACTCCAAGGACCCACCACCCACCTGGGCTCTGCATATCTGTCCCAATACTGAGTTGGAGACCCCAAGGGCATCCTCGAATTGTGCCCTGAAACTCACCTGAGACCGTAAGCTGCCTCCcgcaggggcggggcggagagAGGCCAGTGTCTGCAGGGTGACAAGTGCATCCCCGGCACTGGTCAGCGGGAAGGGACCAGAGGAACCTGGAAGGGGTGGGAGGTGTTGGGACAGATGTTCCAGCCCCAGAAGTGACAGAGACTCCTCAGGTGGGATCTACCAGCCCCTCAGCCAGGAAGGGGTGGTGGGCACAGCTCCCAGCATCTGGCTCCCTTGGCCCCCTCGCCCCTTCCCCTGCAGCTCAGTGGGCATGGCCATGCATGAAGGACAGTGCCTGGGCTGGGCGGCCTCACTCACCGGAGCTGGGTGTCGATGGGCAGCTAGCCTGGCTCCCCAGGCCCCCGACTGCCATTTTAGTCGTATAAATGGTAGCTTCTTCTTGAAACTTCCCCATGTTCTTTTTATACCGAATTCTTTTGTTGCCAAACCAGTTAGAGACCTGcggacacacagagaaagaagtcACTGGGAAAGCTGACCAGTAATGAGATAATGTGAGCAGATGGTGGGCACTCTCTGAGGTGCCCGTGCTCCCACTGTCCAGGAGGAACATCTCTGAGTGGCAACACGGGCCCCTGGGGCCAGGTGAGAGGCCGGGACTGAGAAGCTGGTGCTGACTGAACCGTGGACCCAGGGCAGTGGCCGCAGCGGGTGGGGGCCACCTCGGAGCCAGCCTGCCCTGTGGCAGAGGAAGGCCTGAGAGCCAGGGACGGGAAGTGGCTGGAAGGACACAGGCGCGTCGGACACGTGGAGAGACGAGCATCCACTCCCTGCAGGGGCAGGAACAGACTGAATTCTGGATTCCTCTTTAGGGAAAGTGAGAGTCAGGGAGACACATATCCCCTGGGACCCAGTAACCACATCCCTGGGAATTCGGTCTAAGGAAAGAACACACTGGATCCACAACTTATCAAAGGATGACatggacggacagacagacagggcagtggggaggagccGAGCGCTGAGCTCGGTGCCTTTTCACTTGCGCCTTGCCCCTGTCCTCAGAGCAGCTGGGGACAGCCGCCGTCACAGCCATCCTACAAGCAGGCAGGCCCGGCGGGTGCAGGAGCTGGCCCAGGGCCAAGCGGGCCGAGCCCAGAGGCCTCCAAACCTGTACCAGGACCGGGCCAGGGCTTCTCCTCCGGGGTCGTTCTCTGCGGCGGCCTGTCCTGAGCGCAGGAGGGCACTGACCAGCATCCTTGGCCTCCATCCAACCCCACCCAAGGGTTGTGACAATGGAAATTTCCCCTGGGGGCAGAATCAGTGAGACCCCAGGGCCAGCGCCTTCCACGGAGACATACACAACTAGAAACACTTTAATATCCCACAGTAAGGCCTGGGGCCCTGCCGTGAAATATATGTGGTTTAACCAACAGTCATAAACAGTTGACTTACGGTGGCAGGGTTTCGatgaccttttcttttctaaaaatgtattcctTTAATGTCCCTACATTATCTTCTGCGTTaaccatgaaaagaaaaagctctGTGTGTGCTCCTGTCCCTCAAACAGtgtctcttcccttctgcccccGGGTGTGAGGGTGGCCAGAGCAGCACTTGCTTCCCACTTACCTACACGGAATGGGCTGGAACGTCTTTGTGGAACTAAGTATGCAGAGGAATGGTAGCAAGCAGTTTTCCATGTGAATTTAACTGGCAGAGCAAACTTCGTGCGTGggtgaggcagggaggctggcccTGTCCTGGGCAGATAGGGGTCCGGGTGGCTGGGGAAAGAGCTGGTCCCGGGCCAGGGTCTGCACCCCAACATGGGCACCTCAAGCACGTGTGGGCACAGCACAGGCTCTCGGCTATCCTCTTGAACAGTGCAGCTGGGAGCCACTGGCCACCCCTACCCGGTCCCTCTGGCCCTGTCGGCCAAGCCAGCTACAGCTGCTGCCCAGGTTCCCCTCAGCACCCCATCTGAGGCTCATCCACGGCCCCTCGCCCCCTCCGGCCTCCTCAGCCTGCAGCTGCAGCTGATTCTATCTTGAGAACATCTGCGGCCTCACTTGGGACACTTGCGCTAATGGTGCCCCCCTTACTCTCTCCTCATGAGAACCTCGCGGCTTGCACATCTGCACCCCAAATTCAGAATCCCCCCTCTGCTGACCGTCTGCCACTTCAGGCCGTCCCGGGTCACGGGGGACCCGCCACAGTGAGGAGCGGCTCCCAGCACAGAATTCCGCTGCTCGGTCAGTGGGAGTCACCGGAAGGTGGCCAGAGCTTTTCAAGCTTTTGTTTCCAACGGACCCTCCCCTTAGACGAAGTCTAGACCCGAGACCCATCTGCTTTCCGTAGGCGCCGGGCTCTGAAACGAGTCTGGGTGTCCTCCAGACAACTGCATGAGGTGGCCGCTGCGCTTCGCAAGTGCACCTGACCTCAGCTCTGGCCTTGGTGCCGAGGACGCAGAGCAGTTCCCCAGTGAATGCAGTCAGATGTGTCAGCAAGGTCCTGCTGCCTATGTAACCCTGTGGGGCTCCTGCGTGCGCCTGTCATGAAGTCGCAGCTAGACTTGGCCCAGGCCAGGGCAGAGGCTTCTGGCTAAGGGCACAGGTTCTGAAGGCGGCCGGGCTGGGCTGGAAAGTCAGGCCCTCCAACTGCCCTTCAAAAACTGGAGGAGGGGCCGCCTCCGAGCGGAAGGTGATGCGCGATGAGCTAGAATTAGTGCCAGTCACCCTGGGGCCACAGGCCCGGGTGCTGCCCTGCGGCGTGGCCTGCCCCGGCCTCGCACCGTCAGCTGCCTGTACTCACCATTCCCGCTGTAAACCTCCTGAGATGTTTCTTGGGCTCTTGTCTCAGCACCACCTCCCTTGCCCCCAATTCCACCGAGAACACTGGCAGTCCAGACTCCCAGGGTCTCCCAAGGTCGTCCAGGTCCCAGCTCTGATCTGTACCACCACTCCCCATGTGGAGCCAGATGTTGCCAGATGTCCTACAACCCTGGCCACACAGTCTGGAATACCGGAGAAACAATCAAGCACCCGTGCATTCAAACCTCTCCCAGTATAGCTGAACGGGTACTTTGGCACGAGAGCTGGTCTGTCTAAATTAAGTCTTAATTTTGCCCCAAGCTCTTTTTCTTCGCCTCCGCTCAcaccctcacctcacctcacacAACACAGGACATCCCTGCCATACAAGCATGATATTAGACGCTAAGGACTGCAATTCACAGAGGGCCACCCTCTACACTCCACTGGTCTTGTGTCAGGGACCTCACGCGCCACCTGTGTGCTCCACACAGTTGATGAACTTCCCTGGGTGTCCTCCTCACTGGACGTGACCTTCTCCCCCTTCTATGTTCAGGAAGGCATGGCAGGAGAGGACCGTCACCTGGGAGACTGTGATGCCGCCCTTCCTGGCCAGCCTTTCTTTGGCTTCTTCACTGGGATAAGGGTTGttcaaatgggaataaaaatactCATTCAGCACTTCCGTGGCCCGCTTGCTGAAATTCCGCCGCTTACGCCTGCAAAGATGGACAGCCTCAGCCAGTGTGTACACACTGGCCTCTAGTGATGTCCCCTCACGCCCATCTGTGATTTTCTAGCGGTTATAACAGCAGCAGTCAACACTTCTGAATTGCCTCCCAAGAGGCTGTGTGAGGGCTATGCCCACAGCCATGGGTGGAGCCCCTGGACAGGCTCGGAGGCCCCCAGAACTTAAACCCAAGCCAGCAGCCGTTTCTTCTTCTTAAGAGCTGACCCTGGGGTTGAGGGCAGAGCTCAGGGCCTGACCTGGCATCAAGGAACCGTGAACGCAGGGTCATCACGGCCTCGCAGGTGCTCTGCTTCAGCTGCATCTGGATGGCACTGAACTTGCCGTGGATGACACTGACCATGCGCTCGATCTCCTTGGGCGAGACGGGCCTCATCCTGCTCTGCTCCCGGAGAAGGTTGGTGACGTGCGTGGTGAACTCGCGGCAGGCCTAGGGTGGGGACGCACATGCCAGCTTGTGACCACCCAGCGGGCTGGCTCGGGGCTCCACGCGGGACCAGCCACCTGCCACCCCCTGCGGCCTCCGCACAGGCTGGCTACTGAGAAGTGAATGCAAAGGGTTTCCAGCAAAATTGGCCACCTTTGCCGTGAGGCCAAGTGCGTGTACTCCCCGGTCTGTGCCACAAAAGAAAGGGGGTTAGTGTTCCACGTTTTGCTCTGACAAATGTGCATTCACATGATAGAAACTCTTCCATGCAGAAAGATCACCTGTTCATATTTCTCTAGCTCAGAGTGGTAAATCTGTCGGATCTGGGACAGCTTGGCCCTGTAGTCAGAGTGTTCAAGGCTATTGTCATTTGAACAGCCACCTGGTGTTGCTGTGTTGGCCGCTGCTACCGGGCCTCCTCTTCCTCGCCTCTCCGGCCTGGATACGCCCTCGGCCAGCAGCATGTTATCCAGCCTCATGAGCTGAGCGTTGGGGGGACATTCTTCTTGAATGCCATGGATGCTTAACCCTAGATAAGAAAGATGGGACTAAATCAGCGTCTGCCGTCGGAGCGAAAACAACCACAACAGATTATCAGCACTGGGGTCATATCTGAACCCTCCATGTCTGAACACAGAACTCCTGAGGGGAAAGGAAGGCTTCCTTTTATCCGGTAACACACACTGAGTCACCCACTTTGATAGTGGCCCAGGTGCCACACAAGAGGGCAGTCCAGGGAGTGCAGACAGGACACAGCTCAGTGCAGCCATGTGGGCAGAGCTCAGAGTCCATGGCTGGGTCCACACAAAGGCCTGGACAGGGCAGGTCTGGGGTGGCACATGGCCCTGGAGAAGGCTGAAGCCCTGAACCATGCctgcagaagggagaggagggcacATTTCCAGATGCTCACGCCAGGACATGGACGACTCATTCACATGGACACAAATGTGAGTGGGAGCCTAGCGTGAGTGCAGGGCTGTGTTGGTGTGCCTGGGACTGTGTTGTTGTGTGTTGGGAGGGGAACTGCTACTATAAAGTCAGAGAGGAAAAGCTTGATCCAGAGGGTACCAGCAAAGATGAATTAATCCACTTAGagaatttttttgagagagagagagcacaagctggggagagagagacaatcttaagcagactgCACGCTCAGGGCagtgcccaatgcaggactcgatcccatgaccctgggatcatgacctgagccgaaatcaagagttgggcgctcaactgactgagccacccaggtgcccctccacttaGTTTAAGCAGAGAAACAAGACATTTGGCTCCGAAACTTGAAAAAGCTGTTCCAGCTGGGCTGAGAGAGTGGCCtgctggagggcagggccagacaggcaggggaggcagtggggagagcTGTCCCCATCCAGGTGGACACAGAGCAGCCGCAGGGCAGCCAGAGGGAGAGTCCCCAGGATCCCTGACCACTGGATGTGGCTGTGAGAGAAAGAGGCCAGGGCAACTCCCAAATCATGTGGGCAGCACGATAGATGGCACCACATTCTCCCAAGCACAGTATGCAGAGTGGCAGGTGGAAAGGCTGACCCAGCCTGGGTCCCTGACCTAGCCAAGCACAGATGTGAAGTCGCTGCTTACTGGGAGTTGGGATTGAGCTGGCCAGTCTGGGTGGGAGACAGGTATTCATGTGTCATCGGCATGTGGGGTGTTCGTATCCACCTGTGCCTGCACCTGTACTTATGAGAGGTAGGCCACGCCCCCTGAGTGCTGGAAAACCAACATAAGGGACGGGAAAAGGAGGAGATGGAAAGAATTACCGGGTAGGTcgaggaaaaaagagaagtagTCATGGGGGTGAAATGTGGGAGTAGTCATTAGACCGCTGTTGCTCTCTGCAAAAGCAGCTGTGGGGTATGGCAGGGGAGAACCCAACTAGAAAGCTCCAGGGGACCATGGGAGGCAGGCAgtgaaggggggtgggtggggagaaggctgCTGCAGGGGCTGTAGACCCAGGCTCAGATCCGAGGAGGGTGGGCTTGCAGGACCTgagttttgtttgcttctttagtGACAGCACAAGTGTCCGTGGCTACAGAGAAATAGGTGGGTGATGGTTGCGGAGGTCGGGTGGGGGGGGCGTCcttgaggggagggaggcagggaatggGGAAGAAAGCGATGATGTCCATCTAGTTCTgactttccagaaaaacaaagtttaaa
It includes:
- the PBX4 gene encoding pre-B-cell leukemia transcription factor 4 isoform X2 gives rise to the protein MKPALFSVLCEIKEKTGLSIHGIQEECPPNAQLMRLDNMLLAEGVSRPERRGRGGPVAAANTATPGGCSNDNSLEHSDYRAKLSQIRQIYHSELEKYEQACREFTTHVTNLLREQSRMRPVSPKEIERMVSVIHGKFSAIQMQLKQSTCEAVMTLRSRFLDARRKRRNFSKRATEVLNEYFYSHLNNPYPSEEAKERLARKGGITVSQVSNWFGNKRIRYKKNMGKFQEEATIYTTKMAVGGLGSQASCPSTPSSGSSGPFPLTSAGDALVTLQTLASLRPAPAGGSLRSQARGSRLGAAPPVLTASPSGDPGSISSDASN
- the PBX4 gene encoding pre-B-cell leukemia transcription factor 4 isoform X1 — protein: MDSPPRPQRPAPPLPALRRPPPGPPPGPDTGEVLQQIMAITDQSLEEAQARKHALNCHRMKPALFSVLCEIKEKTGLSIHGIQEECPPNAQLMRLDNMLLAEGVSRPERRGRGGPVAAANTATPGGCSNDNSLEHSDYRAKLSQIRQIYHSELEKYEQACREFTTHVTNLLREQSRMRPVSPKEIERMVSVIHGKFSAIQMQLKQSTCEAVMTLRSRFLDARRKRRNFSKRATEVLNEYFYSHLNNPYPSEEAKERLARKGGITVSQVSNWFGNKRIRYKKNMGKFQEEATIYTTKMAVGGLGSQASCPSTPSSGSSGPFPLTSAGDALVTLQTLASLRPAPAGGSLRSQARGSRLGAAPPVLTASPSGDPGSISSDASN